The sequence aagttaatgagtttcaagtttcacaatgatttccccttccctctccgtGGAGCGGAGGAAACCCCCTTGGGGTCCCCCCCTCCCTCCcgggtcctcctcctccccactagGGCCAGGGCGAGGGGCGGGGCTGGGAGACACCATGACGTCACCGGCCCGGCCCACATCCTGCTCTAGAAAGTCAAAAGACGGTAAAGAGAATCGGGCGccgcccggccccgcccctcctcccGGGCCAACCGCCCCCGACTGCGGCCCGGCCGGGCTTCCCCGGGCCGCGGAGCCCCgcctcctcccccgccccgccccgccccgcccctcggGCCGCGCCTCCTCCCGCGTCCTGGGTCCCCGCGGCGGGGCctgcggcgggcgggcgggcggggcggcAGGGGGCCCCCGGGCCGGCTTCACGCGAGCCCGCCCTCCCGCCGCAgcccccgccccgccgcccccGGGGATCCCCTGCCGCCCCGCCCACGCGCGGGGGAAGCCGCCGACCTTCGCCCTGGTCGCCCTCGCGCTGCCAGCCGTCCTCACGGACACCCGGGGAGAGGTAAAGGCCCCTCTCCCGCCGGGTCTCACCCGGTCCCTCCCGCGCCCCCTGCTCTCGCCTCGGTGCCCGTCGGCAGCTGGACCGGGCGCGGCGGGGACGGGGCCGCGGGAGGAGGTTTTTTGCTGGTGTCCGGGTTGTCAAGTGCAGCGCAGCTCCCGACGGGTGCGGGCGGGGTGCGGGCCGAGCGCGGCGGCGGTAGGGGCGCTGCACCCGGGAGAGCGCAGCGCGGGGGGCGGGGGCCGGGACCACCTCCCCCTGGCGGGCGGGCGCGCgggtgtgcgtgtgagtgtgtgtgtgcgcgtgtgccgGCGCCGACCTTGCGGAGGGGATGCTGCGTGCGGGAGCCCGCTTGCCACTTCGGCGGGTCCTGGCCGCACGGGCGGCGGGAGCTGCGGTCCTGCGAGTCCAGCAGGTACGGAGGGCCGGCCTCCCGGTCGCCACCGCCGCTTCTCGCAGGAGGGCTCGGCGGGGCTGCGGGAGACCAGGCCGCGGCTTCCGCACCTCCCGGCTTTGTGGCTCGCTTTCCCTTTCGTTCTTTGCCCGGAGTGCCTGTTTACTCCGGGCCACCTGGGTAGTTTCTCTCCGGGTAGG is a genomic window of Peromyscus maniculatus bairdii isolate BWxNUB_F1_BW_parent chromosome 5, HU_Pman_BW_mat_3.1, whole genome shotgun sequence containing:
- the LOC107400298 gene encoding uncharacterized protein LOC107400298 — translated: MEVPAPEGAWSGCGEPEEEDRAGKRGSLETPPRASLATAPSPLQPQLLLEPDPAASPSRPAPLPTSPDPPAAGARPTRRETTQVARSKQALRAKNERESEPQSREVRKPRPGLPQPRRALLREAAVATGRPALRTCWTRRTAAPAARAARTRRSGKRAPARSIPSARSAPAHAHTHTHTHTRAPARQGEVVPAPAPRAALSRVQRPYRRRARPAPRPHPSGAALHLTTRTPAKNLLPRPRPRRARSSCRRAPRREQGAREGPGETRRERGLYLSPGVREDGWQREGDQGEVTESSLRRDALEIRNRTGDETEVFKLVWWKSHKAGTGSENNTVCQRLRAFLFSLQQVSQQIIQSLEPEAHFQELTS